In Brassica napus cultivar Da-Ae chromosome C2, Da-Ae, whole genome shotgun sequence, the sequence CCTCCGCCGGTTTGGTGAGCCACAACCAAACCTGATTGAGACATCGATCCCAGCGATCCCAACAGCTTCGGTGCTCAGCATGTATTCGACTCCATGACATCTGCATCGTGGATGAAGCTCTTTATCCACCGTGGCCTTCTCTCTTCCAAGACCAGAGCTTGAAATCTTCACTGAACCCATGTGCCTTCACCACACTACGATTCACCACCACAGCTTGTCCTCTCTAAGTTCTCTATCCGTCACTTTTCCCTCATCTCTCTTATGTGACCTCTGGTGATCCCTTGTGTCAAAGACGAGTATAGCATACTCGACATGCATGAAAAATCTTGCTTTCAAGGCCTAAGTATTGAGAAATGGAAGCTGAATCAACAGCTTTTTCAGGTCCTATACCAAGACTGAGCTCTGTCAAAGATACATCTTCAATAAGAGTGGGATCAGTCAGAGTTTTGATGTTAAGCCTCTCGAGATAAACACTTCACTGaaaattcttataaaaattaaagtggCCTTTTGCGTTTTTAACTTATGATGTGTATTGAAATCTGCAGCAATTGGATGGTCTCTCTGTGGAATGTAGGAAGTTTAAAGATGTTTTGGAGAGTAAAGTACTTATAATCTCAAAAGATATGAAAGATGACAGGTCTAGTAAAAGCAGCTAAGTGATCAGTGTTGGCTTACCAGCTTATGAAATTATCTATGAGATTTTATAGTCTGTCAAAGTCAATACATCCGGCTTGTTACTTAATAAAGTCTCaaccttttattttgttttcttacttTCACttctgatgatttttttttttgtcatctactTCTGATGATTAAACAaagaacataatattttatttatcggCACGACACTCCCAATGTTTTACGTGACTGCATTTATGCTAAagacacaaaaacaaaataatttaatgatTATCATTTACGTAACATATGTAACTATAACttttatgaatatatttgatttatctttacaaacatcaaacatatttttacatGTGAAAGTATTAGTAAAAGCCCTAAAACTAGATATATAAACAATTGATatacttttattatatattagatgAGTATTACTGGTACAACTGGTACAAATTTGACATTcagaaattgataaaataaatttggCATTCTACATGAGAAAACAATCTCATTCCCAATTGGTATGTATTCAAAAAGTTTCtcttaatttatttgaaattttggaAAAACAATTATTGCATAATTTCATAAGTTTACAtgatctaccttatacttttaaggtttgttaacttATTTGTCtacataatttttggaaaacatacatgaaatgtATTTATACGAAATTGATGATTTCATTGTAACCGGGCAATGTCATGTAAACATAAAGAAGTGGTACAACTAAGGTAATTGTATTTATTATGAGgtacaactaatatttttagattttactgccaaagtacaactatgcacaaactggtacaactaaaaaactagtacaactatgtatCGTCGGTATAACTAGAAAACTGGTACAactatttattgttttatttagtATTGTTTAAATGTGTATTACGTTTTAAACAAGTATCATGTTTTAAACATTGTGGTTGAACACTGACCTCGagtagttgtactagttgtaccatTCATATATATCATTATCACTTGTCATTATTTGTTTATGCAAAAAGTAGTCAAATGACCAAATTAGTGTGTGTTTATAATGGTCTCTcctaacaattttattttttaaatgttttttggCAATTATTTACAATATCTCATAAGTTTCCATGTTCCACCTTATATTTTAAGGGTTTGTTTACATGTTTGTCcactatatttttgaaaacatacACCGAAtgcattttaacaaaatttatgattcAATTATATGTGATATCAGATAGTTAAACATATAGAAGTAATACAACCGgggtatatttatttttaatgtggtacaactattttttttcaatttcactGTCAAAGTACAACTATGCACAAACCATTACAActcaaaaactagtacaactatgtacaGTCGGTACAATTATAAAGTGACTCTGAAAGTGATGATACACATAATTTACAACAATTCATTTAGTAAttgatgtaaaaatataaattatttgcatcagttcattttacaaaaaattagtCTCAACTTAAgaagttattcaaaaatatatatcatttaaaactactgatttatatcatttactaattaaatgtaattttaacaaaattatttgattaaaatgatttattttgttaaataatatattctttttCGACTTGTGATGGCTTATGCATCATCTTTTGTTTTCTCGGTGAAAGTATATTTCTATTGATAAAATCCAGAGTTGGTTGGATGGCTCTTTGAGACATGCATGCAGGGAAGAGTgaattttggagattttttttatctaaatcagcTTTCTCAATTGGATCAGCCGCTATGGTGAttgagatttttaaggaaacttccAAAGTATTTAGGGATTTATCGTAAGGATCCATTCTTTTTTAAGGATTTTTTAACTCAACTTCCAgatcaatttttaaatctaaactataaatacaaacttataataggttattaataacgaaaataaactaatattttcatatcaataagcttttttatattttcatttttatttggataacttaataaaatttcataatattctAAAGAATCACAAATTTAtgtaatgttaaaaaatatatgagtaattccatcaatttttttaaaaaaatactatcagatattttgtgtttttagcgggttaatagtgagtttttggatttttaccGGGCTCtatctaatttttaattaacgtttttttttcattaaatatgaACCGGATTATGTATAATGTATCGGGTCTATTGATTTAACCACGAATCCAGGTCGgatatgaaaaaaattcttaaaactcaaatattattataatcggTGTTTTACACTTTCTATTTAAAAACAACAATGCCACAGCTATTATAAATTGTATAACTAGTTCAAATGTACAATTAGTACTGCTAGTACAACTGATATAActgtataactagtacaactgaTAACTGTACAACTGGTATAACTGTACAACTGATATAActgtacaactagtacaactggTACaactgataaaaataattttaaatatttaaagttaaatgaATATGGGCCGGGTTTTGGGTATTGAGTTTGGGTTCGGATTTAGTTGGTTGGGTTGGTAAATAAGTTAAAGTTTTTAGGTTTGATGGACATTTTGCTGACTtttcatattaaatttaattctaAAAGAAATTCAAATTATAAGGGGTCCataatagattttttcagatgcAAGTGGTCCATTATAGAATTTGATCCTTTAACTTATGACATTAAATCAACAAACTCTTTGAATCATGGAATATTGATATCacttaaaaaacattaaatttaaatagcttacctaagaaatatatatagaaaaagtaATATGTAATCATTAAGTCATTAGTTATGGGGCTGTCTGTAGATTGCgaatgttttgaattttgattaCACACAAATCAAAGTTGAACACGAAACACAACTTACATGTGACTCAAATGTTTTCCCCATTAGGCCATTACGTGCTACTATGGTCAGCTTTTATCCTTTTAAAgctaaaagataaacaaacaaattGGGGTAAAAGGAGAGTAGAACTCGCTCACGACTCGTTTCCGGCCACAAGATTGTCAAAAACTCCGAGCTATGCATCAAAAAGATAATGGTCGACAAGTGTCTATATTAGTATCAATCACATTACAACAAAAGACTCAAAAGTGGAAAAAGCTATGCTCTCATCTAAGTTAGTTTTTCAACATAACAAGAGTACTACTATCTATTGAAATATATTGCTTCAAAGTTTACATTAAGATCGATTGTTTATACCAAAtgtgaaaacataaaatatagaaTGTATAAGCCAAAATTCTAGCAAGTGgacaagaacaaaaacaaacGTTGAGAGTAAACAATACTctaaacacacacataaaagTTTATATTGAAATCTAGAAAACAAGCTCATGTGGCTTCATTCCTTGTTTCAGTGAAAACCTTGCGCCAAGGTAAGTCTTCAACTCAGGAACTGACTCAATGGCTTTGATCAATGCTCCATCCACAGCTTTCTGGTCATCTTTCTTCCCTTGTGGGAACACCTTCTCCTGCGaaggaaatattatatattttagatgtgtcATATTATATATTCATCAAAGTAGCTGATATAGAGATATCCCAAAGAAGATGATCACCTCTTTCTTTACTTCGAAGAACTCGCCTTCTCCCTTCTTGTTCTTTTTCTCAGCCACCTTTCCAAAATACTTATCATCGAATTTCTCAAGGCTAACACCAGAAACATCAACCTTTGTGGACGTTCCGATCACGTAAGACTGGTTAACACGTCTCAGAGGAACACCATTGATCTTGAACGGTCCTGAAGGGTCAATTACAAAACAGAAACAAGTTAGATGACAAGAAGTAGCGATCCGAAGGAGCGATCCGAAGGAATACTTCGGATCGATAATCAGGGCCGGTATAGATGAATATTCAAGGCAGCAAAGCCTAATGAAACATAAGGTTTAACtcccaaatttatttaaaattaatatacataaagTTTTTTAGtctctaaataatatatataaaaaattattaaagctCATCTTAAAATGTTAATGGTCGGCAAAGATCATGAGAAGTAGAAAAAAACTCACCGGACACAAGAAGCAAACCAGAGGAAAGCTGCTTCAAGAAGACAACTCTCTTGCCCTTGAACCTACCAGCAAGGATGATCAGCACTGTTCCTGGGGTGATGCTGGATCTGCAATACAGTCACAAGGAGATTGGATTAAATCAGAAACATAACTAAGAAAAGCTGAAAGAGATTACAGCGTATAAATATTCAATATACATCTCATCCTCTAGTTACATAtacaaattaaatcaaattaatttgTCTTCACATCATGGAACAAAGCCTAATAATATACATGAAAGTATAACCAGACCAAACAATACATGTCGGACTTTTAACTTAACTCCACTAACCAAACAACCTAACACATAGAAGACAGTTACATCGAACTAAGTTTCTATCTAAGACAACGGGACAGTGTGTATGATAAAAGTACCTGAGCTTGGTCGGATTTGCCTTGCGCCTGTTGGCGAGAGGTTTCTTAACATCTTCAGCTGGATAGAACTTTGGTGGTTTCTCAGCTACAGCAACAACCTTCGATTTAGCGTCGTGGCGAGGGAAAACGCCGCCGTTTTTGGCCTTGATAGCCCAAAGACCCCTCTTGTGGTACATCTGCGACCTCGAGTATTTACCGACTCCCCTGATTAGATCAGGGTTTCTGCTGACCTTCGGCGTCCTCTGCTTTGCCGGCATCGTTGCTTCCTCTTGGCGCTGATCGTAGAAGGAGTGGTATAATTTCCGACTGCGAAAATATAAGGGAAATGGAGAGACGCTGAAAGTGTGAAACCCTAAATTAAGGTGGGCCTTTTGTGGGCTTTGAAATTATGTTGGGGTTTAGATGTGAACCAGTTTTTATGAGCTTTGTTTTTCAGTTGATTTTTGTGTAAAACTCGTTtgaattttacttttttgtttttttacaacgaaatttattttttgtttagataAATTACTTTGTACttatttataagtttttgtACAAACTTccgatttataatttttaaaaattttattttaaatttgaaattcatataacaatagaaaaaaaaaacatgcagaGGGAGACCCACCGAAGAAAAAGATGGGTCAGTTGACACAGGTTAAATCTCAAATACATTTGTTTTTGAATTAGAACACTATAGAATCAGCGGGTACTGACACACCTTAACTCGGGTTAGAATCTCCGTtcgatatttttgttttataacacAGGTAAAAGTAAATGCTGGGTCTGTCCGCCACTGGAAACATGGCCATCAGATTATCCGTTTTCAAATAGTTTTGACCGTAAGCTTCAAAAAGTGATCCCGCCACTGGAAACATGGCCATCAGATTATCCTTGGACGTAGCCTGGCATCAAGTCAGATTTTGCAAGAAGTATAGAGTGGACTCTGCATACTCAGTGCGAATGGTTGTGTTACCAATGTGACATTAAGGCAGCCAGCTTCATCAGGAGCTATTGTGACATTACATAGACGTTTTGAAATCCTTTCATTGCTTGGTTCAATCTTGCCTCTACCAGCACCGATTGGCAGAACCGGTCTGACCATTTACTTAGTCGGACCTCAAGGACAGCTTGTTAATGAACTTGAGATAATCCTCTAATTTAATACGATACTTATTACAGTGTTTTGTTCCTGATGAGTCCCAACTGAATGTTCTCCAATAATGAAAGGCATAACATAACAAGATGACTACTATATTACATGTGAAGAGTCATACAAACTGGTGATTTCTCATGTTTATGATTGGATACTTTCATGTGCAAATGCAAAAACTACCCCTCTTGATATCTCCAAATGGTGTAGACtcatactctctctctctctcagcacCTTGTATCCTTCTTCTAATGGAGTCTTGACCTTTTTACTCCCAAGATTTCCCGCCTCACTTAAAatatcaagtgtgtacttcctttgagataaGAATAACCCCTCTTTAGAGCGGCAGATCTCAATCCCAAAAAAATACTTCAActctcccaaatctttgatatcaaaggcatttttaagaaaaaatttagTTGAGAGAATACCTTCATTGTTGCTACCAGTGATGAtaatgtcatccacatagactaagATGACCACAATACCTTGCTTACTAGTTaatgtgaagagggtgtgatcagcttctgactttacaaagcctcttccattgagGGTGGTGCTCAACTTatggtaccaagcccttggagattgcttcaagccataaATTGTCTTCTTTAATATGagaacatttcctggcttcaccatgttctcaagaccaggaggtggtttcatgtagacttcatcctctaattctccttgaagaaaggcattcttcacatccatctgccataaatcccaCTCAAGGTTGACAGCAAGAGATAAGAGAATCCTTatagtgtgaagcttggccactggtgcaaaagtgtctAGATAATCTTCACCATATACTTGAGTATATccccttgcaaccagtcttgtattctttctttctggttttccATTGGCTCCATACTTGATAGTGTAGAGAAGCCGGCTtgtcactgccttctttccttttggaagtccagtctcaaaccatgtatcattcttgatcatggctctc encodes:
- the LOC106416170 gene encoding 60S ribosomal protein L6-3-like, with amino-acid sequence MPAKQRTPKVSRNPDLIRGVGKYSRSQMYHKRGLWAIKAKNGGVFPRHDAKSKVVAVAEKPPKFYPAEDVKKPLANRRKANPTKLRSSITPGTVLIILAGRFKGKRVVFLKQLSSGLLLVSGPFKINGVPLRRVNQSYVIGTSTKVDVSGVSLEKFDDKYFGKVAEKKNKKGEGEFFEVKKEEKVFPQGKKDDQKAVDGALIKAIESVPELKTYLGARFSLKQGMKPHELVF